One Tenrec ecaudatus isolate mTenEca1 chromosome 12, mTenEca1.hap1, whole genome shotgun sequence DNA segment encodes these proteins:
- the TP53RK gene encoding EKC/KEOPS complex subunit TP53RK, with amino-acid sequence MAAPSGPSGETPGEPAPEEPTPEAAAWERSQRLLSGLELVKQGAEARVFRGRFLGRAAVVKHRFPKGYRHPALEGRLRRRTVQEARALFRCRRAGICAPVVFFVDYASNCLYMEEITDSMTVRDYIQSTLGSENAPQSLSRLASAMGQVLGRMHDEDLIHGDLTTSNMLLKGPPEQLNIVLIDFGLSFISALPEDKGVDLYVLEKAFLSTHPNTEPVFEAILQSYSSASRKDKPVLKKLDEVRLRGRKRSMIG; translated from the exons ATGGCGGCCCCCAGCGGTCCCTCCGGGGAGACGCCCGGGGAGCCGGCGCCCGAGGAGCCGACGCCCGAGGCCGCAGCCTGGGAGCGGAGCCAGCGGCTCCTGAGCGGCCTGGAGCTGGTGAAGCAGGGCGCCGAGGCGCGCGTGTTCCGAGGCCGCTTTCTGGGCCGCGCGGCCGTGGTCAAGCACCGCTTCCCCAAGGGCTACCGGCACCCGGCGCTGGAGGGGCGGCTCCGGCGGCGGACGGTGCAGGAGGCGCGGGCGCTGTTCCGCTGTCGCCGCGCAG GGATATGTGCCCCCGTGGTCTTCTTTGTGGACTATGCTTCCAACTGCCTCTACATGGAAGAGATCACAGATTCCATGACCGTCCGAGATTACATCCAGTCTACCCTGGGGTCTGAGAACGCGCCCCAGAGCCTCTCCCGTTTGGCCTCGGCCATGGGGCAGGTGCTAGGGCGCATGCACGATGAGGACCTCATTCACGGTGACCTCACCACCTCAAACATGCTCCTGAAAGGCCCCCCGGAGCAGCTGAACATCGTGCTCATCGACTTCGGGCTCAGCTTCATTTCGGCACTTCCAGAAGACAAGGGGGTGGACCTCTATGTCCTCGAGAAGGCTTTCCTCAGCACCCATCCCAACACAGAGCCTGTGTTTGAAGCGATTCTGCAGAGCTACTCCTCGGCGTCCCGAAAGGACAAGCCCGTGCTGAAGAAGCTGGATGAAGTGCGcctgagggggaggaagaggtccATGATTGGATAA